A genomic segment from Paenarthrobacter sp. A20 encodes:
- the dprA gene encoding DNA-processing protein DprA: MNDRIARAALTRLFDSQDSTGRALVDALGAYAALRVATGAQPPHTFRHIGEEELTEGLRRWAQRIPDVDAERDLATIERLGGGFLIPGDEHWPVGLDDLPDAPYGLWYVGNITQGIPAVQRAAALTGSRDSTSYGAAVTGEMAHGLAQRGICIVSGLAYGIDAHAHRGALAGFTGTGPATIAVAAGGLDRVYPSGNADLAAAIRANGLIVSEQPPGNAPTRHRFLQRNRIIAALAGVTCVVEARWRSGALNAAHHAETIARHVATVPGSVHSANSAGCHRLLKEGTAALVSDAAELAELLAS, encoded by the coding sequence ATGAACGACCGCATTGCACGCGCCGCCCTGACTCGTCTTTTCGATTCCCAGGACTCCACTGGCCGGGCGCTTGTCGACGCCTTGGGCGCCTACGCGGCCCTGAGAGTAGCAACCGGAGCCCAACCGCCCCACACCTTCCGCCACATCGGCGAAGAGGAATTGACCGAAGGGCTGCGCCGCTGGGCGCAGCGGATCCCTGACGTGGACGCTGAAAGGGATCTGGCCACCATTGAACGACTGGGCGGAGGTTTCCTTATCCCCGGTGACGAACACTGGCCCGTCGGCCTCGATGATCTGCCTGATGCCCCGTATGGGCTTTGGTACGTCGGGAACATCACCCAGGGGATCCCCGCGGTACAGCGCGCGGCCGCGTTGACTGGTTCCCGCGATTCCACCAGCTACGGCGCAGCTGTCACCGGTGAGATGGCCCATGGACTGGCCCAGCGTGGAATCTGCATTGTCTCCGGCCTGGCCTACGGCATCGACGCGCACGCCCATCGTGGCGCGCTTGCTGGCTTTACCGGCACCGGACCGGCGACGATCGCCGTTGCAGCCGGAGGCCTTGACCGGGTTTACCCTTCCGGCAACGCCGACCTCGCGGCCGCGATCAGGGCCAACGGTTTGATCGTCTCAGAGCAGCCCCCGGGAAACGCGCCTACGCGTCACCGCTTTTTGCAGCGGAACCGCATCATTGCCGCCCTCGCCGGGGTCACCTGTGTTGTCGAAGCCCGGTGGCGTTCCGGCGCACTGAACGCCGCGCACCACGCCGAAACCATTGCCCGACATGTAGCGACAGTACCCGGAAGCGTGCACAGCGCGAACTCGGCAGGCTGCCACAGGCTCCTGAAAGAAGGCACGGCGGCCCTGGTTTCCGACGCCGCAGAACTGGCCGAACTACTCGCCAGCTAG
- a CDS encoding DUF4192 family protein, translating to MTEKLTLTSPADLLAYVPHLLGGTPTESFVVLTATVGALGATLRVDAPMDAAPLGFAQTVTSLAAQDENATACYLIVYTDETSTDARFPYAAHVAALGNELATARMPVRKVYLVTSTHWAAYGTTERNPLEQITDSNANATLTFMGSAPNVDVYNPALLGKWVEPVQVPVRTEESVEEARREWDSALDADRMPDHETARKLAAWFQDNYIRDFLMADTITTNNGVIIDIILGRFNGRPDWKRVDHAETIAFELMKAVPEGQRAPMLTLMGWLQWLKGYGKHAERYLKLAVEDVHGYRFAEQLYDLIGSVYIAEVAKNQETAYKRPIR from the coding sequence ATGACTGAAAAACTCACCCTCACCAGCCCCGCTGACCTGCTGGCCTACGTCCCGCACCTGCTCGGAGGAACCCCCACTGAATCCTTCGTCGTGCTGACCGCCACCGTTGGAGCACTTGGCGCCACGTTGCGCGTGGATGCACCCATGGACGCGGCCCCGCTGGGTTTCGCCCAGACCGTGACCAGCCTCGCGGCGCAGGACGAGAACGCCACGGCCTGCTACCTCATCGTCTACACCGACGAAACCAGCACAGATGCCCGGTTCCCCTACGCCGCCCACGTCGCGGCCCTGGGCAACGAACTGGCCACGGCACGGATGCCCGTCCGCAAGGTCTACCTCGTCACCAGCACCCACTGGGCCGCTTACGGCACCACGGAGCGCAACCCGCTGGAACAGATCACCGACAGCAACGCCAACGCCACCCTGACCTTCATGGGAAGCGCCCCGAACGTGGACGTCTACAACCCGGCGTTGCTGGGCAAATGGGTTGAGCCGGTACAGGTGCCCGTCCGCACGGAGGAATCCGTCGAGGAAGCACGCCGCGAATGGGACAGTGCACTGGACGCCGACCGCATGCCGGACCACGAGACCGCACGGAAACTGGCGGCATGGTTCCAAGACAACTACATCAGGGACTTCCTCATGGCCGACACCATCACCACGAACAACGGCGTCATCATTGACATCATTCTGGGCAGGTTCAACGGCCGCCCCGACTGGAAGCGCGTGGACCACGCCGAAACCATCGCGTTCGAACTGATGAAGGCCGTCCCCGAAGGCCAGCGCGCACCCATGCTCACCCTCATGGGATGGCTGCAATGGCTCAAAGGCTACGGAAAGCACGCAGAGCGCTACCTGAAACTGGCCGTCGAGGACGTGCACGGTTACCGGTTCGCCGAACAGCTGTACGACCTGATTGGCAGCGTCTACATCGCAGAAGTGGCCAAGAACCAAGAAACCGCCTACAAGCGCCCCATTCGCTAA